CTGTATGCCCGGTGGTGGCCGCACATCAGCCACGATCTGTTCGATCAGCGCCGTCGCCTTGTCCTGCGGAAGGTCCTGTTCGGTGTTGTAGTAGATCTGCGTGGCTTCCAACTGGTTGGTATGGATCACCAGCGAGGGCTGCACACTAGGCTCGATGCGCGACACCGCCGACAACGGCACCATGCTGCCCGTATCGCTGCGCACATAAGTATTGAGCAGCGTGTTCGGGCTCAGCGATCGCTCCGATGCCGACGTCAGCACTACCCAATACTGGTTGATGTTCGAATAGATGATCGACACCTGGCGTTGACCAAACGCGTTGTATAGCGCCGAATCGATATCACCCATGCTCAGATGCAGGCGCCCCGCGGCGAGGCGGTCAACCGTCAGCATCTGCTGCTTGTCGACGTTGTCGTAGTCGCTGGTGACGTCGCGCAGCTCCTTATGCAGGCGCATCTGCTGCGTCACCTTGTAGACCCACGGTTGCAGGTCGGCATTGTCGGCGCTGATCAACTGGAAACTCTGGCTACCGCGGTTGGTATTGTCGTTGTCGTTGAAAAAGCCGATGGAATTGAGCGCAACGTGCAGTTCCGGGACCTTCTCGTACGCCTTGTTGAGCCGCGTAATGGTGTCCTTGATCGACTCCGCCCGCATGCCCGGTCCATGACCACGCGGCTTAAGGTCCACAAACATCGTGGCCTGGTTGCCCACCGCGCCGCCGGCATTGTCGCTGCCCAGGAACGTGGTGACATCGAGCACGGCGGGGTCGTTCACCATGATCGCCGCCGCCTTCTTCGCGCGCTCCGCCATCAGGGTGGGCGAAATATTATTGTCCGCCGTCACGTCGCCCTGAATCATGCCGATGTCCTCCTTCGGCATGAACTCAAAGCCATAGAGCTTCACCACCGCCATCGCCATGCCCACCGTCAGCGTCAGCAGAATCAGCGGCTGCCAGCGCATCAACCGGCGATGCCGCATCGCCCAATCGAGCGCTCTCTCATAGACGTGGTGTAACGCACGGTCGAAGCGCTCCAGCGCCTTCTCCATGCGATTGGGCTCACGGCCGCCCGCGTTCTCCAGCGTAAGGTAGCGCCCGCACAGCGCTGGCGTCAGCGTGAGCGAAATAATCGCCGAGATCACCACCGCCGCCGTAAGCGTCACTGAAAACTCGCGCAGCAACAGCGTGAACTGATTGTTGCCGAACAACAGTGGCGCAAACACGGCAATCAGCGACAACGTGATCGACACCACCGTAAAACCGATTTCCTTTACGCCATCCAGCGATGCCTGCAGCGGTGGCGAGCCCTGCTCCATATGGCGCACGATGTTCTCGATCACCACAATCGCATCGTCCACCACAAAGCCGATGCACAGCACCAGCGCCACCAGCGACAGCGTGTTGAGCGTAAAGCCCAACGTCCACATCACCGTGAACGCGCCGGCCAGTGACAGCGGCACGCTCAGCATGGCGATCAACGTCGGCCCCACGCGGCGCAGAAACACCAGCATCACCAGCGCCACCAACAGCACGCTGAGCAGCAGCGCCACCTCCACCTCGTGCAGCGCGGATTTGGTGGTCTGCGTCAGGTCGAAGATCGGCGTGATCTGCAGGTCCGCCGGCAGCCACGCGCGCATTTGCGGCAGCTTGGCGCGTACAGCGTCAGCGGTGGCGACCGCGTTGGCCTCCGGCCGTTTGCTGATGCGGATGGCCACCGCGCGATGGTCGTTGAACCAGGCCGCCTGATACTCGTCCTGCTGGCCCGTCGTCACCTTGGCCAGATCCGACAAGCGTACCGGCGCACCCTTCTGCACCGCGATAAGCAGGTTGCCAAACTCCTGCGGCGTACTGAGTGATGCCGTGGTGGCTACCGTCATTTGCGTGCGCCCGTCACTCAACGCACCCTCTGGCGAGGTTACGTTCGCGGCGCGCAGCACGTTGGCCACATCGTTGGCTGTCAGGCCCTTGGCCGCTAGCGCCTCCGTGTTGAGCTCCACGCGCACGGCCTTGGGTCGGCCGCCGATCACACGCACCTGCGCCACGCCGGGAATTTGCGAAAGCGCCGGATTGATCAGCGTGTCGGCCAAATCGTAAAGCTTGTCCGGCGGCAGCGAGCTGGACGTAAGCGACAACAACAGCACCGGAATATTGGCGGTGTTGAACTTGTAATAGCGCGGCGGTATCGGGATGTCTGACGGAAGATCCGCCATGCTCGCGTTGATGGCCGCCTCCACATCACGCGCGCGCTTATCCGTGTTGTTGCCAAAGTTGAAGATGATCCGTATCGACGTCGAACCGTCGTTGCTCTCCGAATGCATCTCCTTGATGCCCGGTATACGACCCAGGTGGCGCTCCAGCGGTGCAGCAACGGTCGCCGCCATGGTCTGTGCATTCGCACCCGGCAACTCGGTGTAAACCACCATGCCTGGAAATTCGAGCGACGGCAGCGCCGCCACACCCAGCAGCAGGTACGCCCAGAACCCCGCAAGCGCGAGTCCAAACGCCAGCACCGAAGTGCCGATGGGGCGACGTATCAAGGGTGCGAAGAAGTTCACGATTCGGTTCGTTGGCGGCGGCGCGCCCCGTCCGCGCCTTAGGACACGGGATCCTTCCTGTGGCGATCTTCCCGTACGTCTTTATGCACGCAATGGCGCAATGGCGAATGTGCCGTTAGTGGTGTGCCGAAGGCCATGCAGGTGAAGTCTTTCGCCACCCTTAAGGCACCGTCACCACGGAATCGTGGCAAGGTTTTCGCGCATCGTACACACTGCCCGGCACCTCACCCGATGCAGATGCCCGTGACGACGGAAACGCTGGTCGATCTGGCCACCATGGCCGCCATGCTGGGAGTGGGTGCGCTGGCCATCGTGCTGGTCGCCGCCATGCCGCGTACGCGCGCATCGCTGTTTCTTCTGGGCTATTTCATCTGCGTGGTCCTGGATAGCGCGGTCGACCTGGCCTGGTTGGGTTGGGCGCGCGCGCTGACCGTCGGCAATATCCGGTGGCTGCACACCGTGAATGTGCCCGTGGCCTATTTGTATGGCCCGTTGCTCTACGGCTACGTCGTCGCATTGACGTCTCCTTCGCGCGGATTCGACCGTCGTGAGCTCTGGCATCTGCTGCCGTTCGCCGTGGCCATGCTGTTCTCGCTGACCAATGCCATTGCTGGCCTCGACACCACACGCATGGGTGGATGGGCGTTCCTTGTGACCTATCACGCCTGGGTGCTGTCGGGGCTGGCCTATCTCGCGCTTGCCGTGCGGCACATCTATCGCTCGCGGCATGTGCTCGAGCGCAGCGTCGCCGACGAATCCGCGCTGCGCCTGACCTGGTTGCGGGGACTGACCACCCTGATTGCCGTGAGCTGGATCTGGATGACGGTGGATCGCTTCGCCACGGCGGCTGGGCGGGCGCCACAAGGTTGGCCTGCCCTGATGCTGGATGGCATGACCTTCGCCACCTTGTTCATGCTCGCCTGGTTTGGCCTGCGCCAGCCGGTGCTCGTGCAGGATGAGCCCCCAAAGGACGAGATAGCCCCCGTGCCCGTTGACTCGGGCGTGCCCTACGCGAGATCAGCGCTCACCGCCGCGCAATGTGCGGAGATCGCGGCGGAACTGGCCCGACTGATGGAGCGCGAACAACTGTATGTGGACAGCCACCTCGACCTGCAGTTGCTGAGCCAGCGCGGCGGCTGGCCGCCGAACTACGTCTCGCAGGCGCTGAACCAGGGGCGTGGGCAGAACTTCTTCGAGTTCGTGAACGGCTACCGCGTGGCCGCCGCCGAACGGCATCTTGCCGATCCCGGCGATGGGCGCAGCATCCTGGAGATCGCGCTGGCCTGCGGCTTCGGCAGCAAGTCGACCTTCAACGCCGTGTTCAAGCGGCTTACCGGGAGTACCCCGCGCGAGTATCGACGCGTCCGGCACGAGACCCGCGACGAACCGGCGATCTGAACGTCCGATCCGACCCGTTCGGACGATCGGGCGGCCCGGCCGGGCCAGTCTGGGGTGGATTCGACCCGCCCTCCCGACAAGGACCGCCGACATGTCATTGCGCGTTGCCGCCTTCGTATCCGCCCTGCTGCTTGCCACCCCTGTCATCGCCGATGGCCCCGCGGGCGGAGGCACGGCGCCGCTCGACTTTCAGTGGAGTGTGAAGATCCCCCTGCGCGACGGCGTCAAGCTGAACGCAACGCTCTATCGCCCGGAGGGACAGCGCGCCCCTCTCCCCTGCATATTCACGCTGACCCCCTATATCGCGCAGAGCTACCACCCTCGTGGGGTGTACTTCGCTACTCACGACTACGTGTTCCTCACTGTGGACGTGCGGGGCCGGGGTAACTCGGAAGGAGAGTTCACGCCGCTGCTGCAGGAAGCCAAGGACGGCTACGACGTTGTCGAGTGGCTGGCCAAGCAGCCCTATTGCAACGGCAAGGTCACCATGTGGGGCGGCTCGTACGCCGGTTACGACCAATGGGCAACGGCCAAGGAGTTCCCGCCGCACCTCGCGACCATCATACCCGTCGCCGCAGTGCGCCCAGGCGTCGACTTTCCCTTCGTAAACAACATCTACTACGCCTATGACATGCAGTGGCTCACGCTGACCAGTGGGCATACCGGGCAGGAAGTGACGTTTGGAGATTGGTCCTTCTGGGCCATGCAGTTCGGCAAGCTGTATAAGGCGCAGCGGCCTTTCCGCGAACTCGATACCGTGGTGGGCAACCCGTCACCCGTGTTCCAGACCTGGCTGGATCATCCCGAGCCCGACGCCTACTGGGATAGCTACAGCGCGACACCGGCGCAGTTCGCCAAGATCGACCTCCCGATCCTTACCATCACCGGCCAATACGACGACGACCAGTACGGCGCGTTGTCTTACTACCGCGATCACCTACGCGCCGCGTCAGCCCAGGCGGCCGCCAGGCACTACCTGCTCATTGGCCCATGGGATCACGCCGGCACACGCACACCTACCGAAACCTACGCTGGCATAAAGTTCGGTGCAGCCAGCATGGTGGACGTCAATGCATTGGACAAAGACTGGTACGACTGGACGCTCAAAGGCGGCAGCAAGCCCGCGTTCCTCAAGGACAGGGTGACCTACTACATGCTGTTGGGTGATGAAGGCGAATGGCGCTATGCGCCATCATTGGATGCGATTACCACAGGCAGCGCGTCGATGTACCTGACCTCCGACAACGGCCATAACCGTGGCATCTACGAGTCAGGCGCGCTTACCTCCACGGCGCCGCGCGATGCAAGCAAGCCCGACGGCTACATCTACGATCCACGCGACACCACCTTCAACGCCTGGGATGGTGCAGAAGACGCCGGAGCATCTCTCACCGACCAGAGCGGATTGCTGGGCGCCAACGGCAAGATCCTTGTCTATCACACGGCCCCATTCACCCAGGACACCGAGTTCGCTGGCTTTCCCAAGCTATCGCTGTGGCTATCCATAGATCAGCCAGATACCGATCTCGCCGCCTTCCTTTACGAGATCCGTCCAGACGGAAGCAGCGTACAGCTGGGTTCGCAGTTCCTCCGTGCGCGTTATCGAAAGAGCCAGCGCACGCCAGAATTGGTCAAGCCCGGCGCGGTCGAACGCTATGACGTCGATCACTTCGCCTTCATCGCGCGACGCATCGCCAAGGGCAGCCGGCTGCGTCTGGCCATTGGGCCACTCAACACCCGGTTCTTCGAGAAGAACTACAACAGCGGCGGCGTAGTAGCGAACGAATCAGGCAAGGACGCGCGCACCGTTACCGTCACGCTCTATCACGACGCGCAGCATCCGAGCGTGCTCGTGATGCCATTGACGAAAAAGCCATAGGGGCCATCCATACTGAGAAGCGGCCGTTCGGTCGCTTCTCAATGCTTTCCTGTTAGATCCATAGATCGTTGGACAATGAGTGAAACGATCACTTCGAGCACTTGTTCAAACCGAGAAGCCCTGTCGCATGGCATAACCATACAGATCCAAGTCGCTACGAATGTCCAGCTTCCTCATCGCCTCAATTTTCAGTTGAGCCACTTTCCCCATGCTGCTTCCCAGCAGTGCTGCGATCTCGCCGAATGAGCGTCCGGACACAAACAGCCGCAGTACACGAAGTTCGGGTTCACTGAGTGATGAAGGCGGCGGTATATGGCCATTCGCTCCTAACAAATGCGAGCGAAGTTTGGATTGAACGGTCGCGCTGATATATCGGCGACCCACGGAGACAGCTCGCACAGCGGCCGAGATGGCACCCAGCGAGTCGTTCTTGCTCACCAGACCCGACACCGCTCTCTTGTAAATCGCTCGCAGCATGTCCGCTTGGGTGACCATGGTCAACACGATGATCGGCAGATCGAGATAACGCTCAAGGATGCAGTCGAGCATGGCCAAGCCATCTTCCGTTGGCCCTTGCGACATATTGAAATCCATAATCAACAAGTCGCACGGAGCCCACCACAACTCGGCGACTAGCTCATGCGGTGACGACACCTCGGACGTTACTTGAATCCATTCAATCGTCTCGATCTCTGTACGTATGCAGTTGCGGACGATGGAATGATCGTCGGCAATGATCGTGCGTATCTTCATAGGCGCTATCTCCATGAGCTACATGGGCTGACAGTTCATCTTGATAGACACACGGTCATGGCCGCCGTCCGATCGTTCGATATGCGATGCCTGCATGGCGCACGTGGTGGGCCAGGAAATCCGGCAGTCGAAGCACTTCCTTGCGTTTCCCCTCGTCAAGCTCCGAGCGTGATGTGCGGCAAGCGAAGCGGAATCTCGGAGTGCGCCTACGCGTGGAAGCGTCATTGCGCCACAGTGTTCTGCGCGATCCCCGAGTGCAGGAGTATCCACCTGCCATCAATGGCCGCCCGAAAGGCCAGCGATCCTCCCGAAACACGGCCATCGACTTGAGATCGCACAACGTAAGCCGGCGTTGAAATTCGCGAACACGTAAAAATCCAGGGCCGCGTGTAGTGGCTTTTTATCGAACCT
This genomic window from Dyella terrae contains:
- a CDS encoding efflux RND transporter permease subunit, coding for MNFFAPLIRRPIGTSVLAFGLALAGFWAYLLLGVAALPSLEFPGMVVYTELPGANAQTMAATVAAPLERHLGRIPGIKEMHSESNDGSTSIRIIFNFGNNTDKRARDVEAAINASMADLPSDIPIPPRYYKFNTANIPVLLLSLTSSSLPPDKLYDLADTLINPALSQIPGVAQVRVIGGRPKAVRVELNTEALAAKGLTANDVANVLRAANVTSPEGALSDGRTQMTVATTASLSTPQEFGNLLIAVQKGAPVRLSDLAKVTTGQQDEYQAAWFNDHRAVAIRISKRPEANAVATADAVRAKLPQMRAWLPADLQITPIFDLTQTTKSALHEVEVALLLSVLLVALVMLVFLRRVGPTLIAMLSVPLSLAGAFTVMWTLGFTLNTLSLVALVLCIGFVVDDAIVVIENIVRHMEQGSPPLQASLDGVKEIGFTVVSITLSLIAVFAPLLFGNNQFTLLLREFSVTLTAAVVISAIISLTLTPALCGRYLTLENAGGREPNRMEKALERFDRALHHVYERALDWAMRHRRLMRWQPLILLTLTVGMAMAVVKLYGFEFMPKEDIGMIQGDVTADNNISPTLMAERAKKAAAIMVNDPAVLDVTTFLGSDNAGGAVGNQATMFVDLKPRGHGPGMRAESIKDTITRLNKAYEKVPELHVALNSIGFFNDNDNTNRGSQSFQLISADNADLQPWVYKVTQQMRLHKELRDVTSDYDNVDKQQMLTVDRLAAGRLHLSMGDIDSALYNAFGQRQVSIIYSNINQYWVVLTSASERSLSPNTLLNTYVRSDTGSMVPLSAVSRIEPSVQPSLVIHTNQLEATQIYYNTEQDLPQDKATALIEQIVADVRPPPGIQLGYSGDAQNLQETKSNANVLLLGSILAMYIVLGILYESLGHPLTILSTLPAAGAGAFLAMLVTGTPMSLMAIIAILMLIGIVKKNAILMVDFALVAQREHGRSPPDAIREAALVRFRPITMTTLVAMGAALPLAVGFGIGSELRQPLGIAIVGGLLVSQLLTLLSTPAIYLWNYDRKVHKAARQARRAAKRGLKVQPVAG
- a CDS encoding helix-turn-helix domain-containing protein: MTTETLVDLATMAAMLGVGALAIVLVAAMPRTRASLFLLGYFICVVLDSAVDLAWLGWARALTVGNIRWLHTVNVPVAYLYGPLLYGYVVALTSPSRGFDRRELWHLLPFAVAMLFSLTNAIAGLDTTRMGGWAFLVTYHAWVLSGLAYLALAVRHIYRSRHVLERSVADESALRLTWLRGLTTLIAVSWIWMTVDRFATAAGRAPQGWPALMLDGMTFATLFMLAWFGLRQPVLVQDEPPKDEIAPVPVDSGVPYARSALTAAQCAEIAAELARLMEREQLYVDSHLDLQLLSQRGGWPPNYVSQALNQGRGQNFFEFVNGYRVAAAERHLADPGDGRSILEIALACGFGSKSTFNAVFKRLTGSTPREYRRVRHETRDEPAI
- a CDS encoding CocE/NonD family hydrolase, which translates into the protein MSLRVAAFVSALLLATPVIADGPAGGGTAPLDFQWSVKIPLRDGVKLNATLYRPEGQRAPLPCIFTLTPYIAQSYHPRGVYFATHDYVFLTVDVRGRGNSEGEFTPLLQEAKDGYDVVEWLAKQPYCNGKVTMWGGSYAGYDQWATAKEFPPHLATIIPVAAVRPGVDFPFVNNIYYAYDMQWLTLTSGHTGQEVTFGDWSFWAMQFGKLYKAQRPFRELDTVVGNPSPVFQTWLDHPEPDAYWDSYSATPAQFAKIDLPILTITGQYDDDQYGALSYYRDHLRAASAQAAARHYLLIGPWDHAGTRTPTETYAGIKFGAASMVDVNALDKDWYDWTLKGGSKPAFLKDRVTYYMLLGDEGEWRYAPSLDAITTGSASMYLTSDNGHNRGIYESGALTSTAPRDASKPDGYIYDPRDTTFNAWDGAEDAGASLTDQSGLLGANGKILVYHTAPFTQDTEFAGFPKLSLWLSIDQPDTDLAAFLYEIRPDGSSVQLGSQFLRARYRKSQRTPELVKPGAVERYDVDHFAFIARRIAKGSRLRLAIGPLNTRFFEKNYNSGGVVANESGKDARTVTVTLYHDAQHPSVLVMPLTKKP
- a CDS encoding response regulator transcription factor, translating into MKIRTIIADDHSIVRNCIRTEIETIEWIQVTSEVSSPHELVAELWWAPCDLLIMDFNMSQGPTEDGLAMLDCILERYLDLPIIVLTMVTQADMLRAIYKRAVSGLVSKNDSLGAISAAVRAVSVGRRYISATVQSKLRSHLLGANGHIPPPSSLSEPELRVLRLFVSGRSFGEIAALLGSSMGKVAQLKIEAMRKLDIRSDLDLYGYAMRQGFSV